TCTCGAGGGGGAACCTGCTGCTGAGCAGCAACATGAAGCAGCGATTACTGAGGTGGAAGAACACATCAAGGAAGACGTGAACAGGTCCCCAGTCGCCGTCATAGATCACCACCTGAAAcgccagccacaccaccacactgcaccaatCACACAGCCTGCATCATGGCAGTATCCGGCGCCTTCTTACAACGGCTCCCTGCAGGCTCTTCGCCAAGAAGTCCTGGACTTCCATCGCTGGGCGGGAGGAACGGAGGCGGAGTCCCGGCGCAGGATGCGCCCCGTGGAAGACGTGAGGGGCGTGGTTGGTGCGCTGTGGCCCGCGGCCCAAGTGCAGGTCACGGGCAGCCTGGCTAACGGCCTGTACTTGCCGGACAGCGACGTCGACCTCACGCTGGTGGGACAGTGGCcaccctcgccgccgcctctgTTGGTCCTGAGAGACGCCATCCTGCGGCAGGACGTGGCACTGCCTGCCTCACTCAAGGTTCTCGAGAAGGCCACTGTTCCTCTGGTTAAATTTGTTCATCAGCAGACCGGAGTGGAGGTGGACGTGTCTTTCGGCAGCGAGGCGGCTGTGCGCGCCGCGGTGCTGGTGGCAGACTTCAAAAAGCAGTTTAACACACTGACGCCTGTAGTTCTGTTCGTGAGATATTATCTGAAACAATTAAACCTTGGCCAAGTTTTCACAGGAGGCGTCTCCTCCTACGCCGTCACGCTCATGGCCACTAGCCTCCTCCAACTGCAGGTCCCGCCTGAGGAACGAGAAGAGCCTGCTCTGGTGCTTTTAagattcttctatttttatggACACCAGTTTTCGTACGCCACGACGGGCATCAGCGTGCTGGGGGGCGGCCGCTACCTGCGGAAAGAGGACGTGCCCACCGTCATGCCCGGCGGCCACCGCCGGGCAGATCTGTGTATCCAGGACCCATTGACACCCGGCAATGATCTGGGCCGATCGTCCTTCCGTGTCTGGGAGGCGCGAAGGGCCTTCCAGCACGCGTACCTGGTGCTGGCGCCCGCCGCACACGCCCCAGGCCGGTACACCTCGCCGTGCTCCTTGCTGGGCCAGTTGCTGCTGGGGTACGGCGCTCCCTCGCGATGCCTCCCAGAAGGCCTCATTCATTACAGTCGTCAGTGCGCTTATCAGCAACAAGGCCCTCGGCTGCCTCAGCAGGAGCGTCACCACAAGTATGAACAGAGTTCTCAACTCGCTGCTCTGGTGGAGCATCACCCGGTGTCTCGGCTAACCCTTCAACAAAACAAGCAATACCCAAGCCACACAGGATCAAAAAGCAATCACCACAGTCATCAGCAGGGATACGGGGAAGTGTATCGCCACAGTCCTCAACAGCAACGTCAACACACGGTTCACCAGGGTTATTATTACCAGGGCTATTATTACCGCAGCTCTATCAATTACTGGGAGTGGTGTAACCAGAGCCATGAGGAGACACGTCACCATCACGGTCACCAGGATTACTGGAAGCAGTATTACCAGAGCCATGCGGAGGGCATCCAGCATCGAGGTCAGCAAGGCTATAGGGCGTGGTCTTATGTCAAACAAAATCagagaagcaagcaaggaggatTGCGTGGCAGGCACGGCCAGGCATCAGCGATGGGCTAGGCACAGGCACGAACAGGCACGCGTTGGGAGGGGCGTGAGCAGAGGCCTCAGCAGAGACATCGATACCAGGCTTGGAGCAGCCAGGACGCGACACAGCATTATGGGACCAGTTGAGATGCAGGTGAAGAAGCCTTAAGTTGTCGAGCACCACGAGATTCTGCcataggacaaggaagaggaggttgtgaTGGAGCttgaacaaaatgaagaatCACAAACAAATCACACGGAGATTTTACTGCTTAGGAAGAAGCTCAGACAAAAATGATAAGCGTGACAAGCGGTAGGAGTATCACTACCTTCaaacaaaaatgtaaaatgcataaaaaaaaaaaaaacttatataaaacaaacaaacagataagaagtcaaagaataaCTTTATGATAATGAGGATCATGACACCCAGGCtaaggagaagaggcaggacacGGAGGAGCATGACACGCAGGCTAAGAAGAGGCAGAACACGGAGGACCATGACACGCAGGCTAAGAAGAGGCAGAACACGGAGGACCATGACACCCAGGCtaaggagaagaggcaggacacGGAGGACCAGGACACGCAGGCTAAGAAGAGGCAGAACACGGAGGACCATGACACGCAGGCTAAGAAGAGGCAGAACACGGAGGACCATGACACCCAGGCTAAGGAGAAGAGGCAGAACACGGAGGAGCATGACACGCAGGCTAAGAAGAGGCAGAACACGGAGGACCATGACACCCAGGCtaaggagaagaggcaggagACGGAGGACCAGGACACGCAGGCTAAGAAGAGGCAGAACACGGAGGACCATGACACCCAGGCTAAGGAGAAGAGGCAGAACACGGAGGAGCATGACACGCAGGCTAAGAAGAGGCAGAACACGGAGGACCATGACACCCAGGCtaaggagaagaggcaggacacGGAGGACCAGGACACGCAGGCTAAGAAGAGGCAGAACACGGAGGACCATGACACGCAGGCTAAGAAGAGGCAGAACACGGAGGACCATGACACCCAGGCtaaggagaagaggcaggacacGGAGGACCAGGACACGCAGGCTAAGAAGAGGCAGAACACGGAGGACCATGACACGCAGGCTCTGTGAATTACCAGCAGCCACAGACTATGTTCATTCCACCATGACCTCAACAGAAGCTCAACAGAAAACAGTTCCGCCTCGACATGTTCCCTCACTGAGCGGGCCGCCCTCATGCGTCCTATCTGACttcatttttatgtaatgtATCATGGAGATCAGCAcagagatgaaataaatgaataaaaagcctGCTCACATGTAGCtcacaaagagaaaataggagaagtGAACTGCGTACAGAAATAGTCTGGGTTAAGGACATTAGGCAAATTGTTCCGGATTAAGActgttaaatgaagaaaatagtctggattaaggatagaggattaagaaaatagtccgaattaaggatagtggattaagaaaatagtcttaaCTATGGATACTGGATTAGAAAAATAATCAGAATGAAGGctagtggattaagaaaatagtctccattaaggatactgaattaagaaaatagtcggTATTAAGGATaatacattaagaaaatactctGACTAAAAATACTTGGGATCAACGACAGAGGATTAAAAACAGTCTTGGTTAAGGATaatggattaagaaagtagtctcgATTAACCCTTCAActgcggacaaaaaaaaaaaaaaaaacacacatcatAATGcaaggcgaaaatctaaatgtagaagtatataatgaatgaggagACTGTGATGTGAAACACTACGGCACATCAAAGTGGTACACAAAATATTGGACCAACACGACCAACTCAAAAAGCGCGATAAAATTTCACTTGCCGGGCTGAATGATGACTCTGGACAGGTGAAAGCTATCGCTCGCTCTGCCTCAGGCTGttgctctcttctctcctctctctcctcctcttctctcttttcctctcctctctcctctcctctcctttcctctcctctctcctctctcctctctcctcctctcctcccttctcttttctctcttctcctcttgtctctcatctcctctcctctcctttctcctttctcctctcctctcttctcctctcctctcctcctctcctctcctcttctctcctctctcctttctcctctcctctcctctcctctcttctcctcctctcttctcctctcctcttctctcctctctcctttctcctctcctctcctctcctcctctcctctcctctctcagtctCAGTCAGTGTGTCCGTGTGTGAAGACGTGTTCTCGTGACCTCTCTGACCTCTCTGAAGTGATCCGAAGCAGTCTGATTGTTCAACGTATACATTCGCTGGAAAGTGATAAGTGTAtaagtttatctttatttctgcATCACATAGTATTGTATTAACTCTACGTCTCTTTGAATAATTTGTGCTAAATTTGTTTTAAATTCGTATTAAACAGTGATTTAAATTTGTTTTTGCATATTTTGTCAATTTAATTTACAGTTCTCTGTTTCCCAGACATTTGATTAGTAACacagtattttcattattgtatcACCCATATTTCCAGCAATATTAGTGATGTGGTGTAGCTAATTTTGTACGTTTCAGATTTTCagattaattatataattatttattatattttgcatTGTCcggtaatttttgtttttttcagaatttttgtatccctttcaattattattatttttctaattaCATCTGTTCTTTCAGCCCACATTTTGTGTCGTCTATAAATTTATTGcatattaatatttatattcTATTCAATGTGAATTTGCCTTACAGCCAGTCCTCCACATCTGCTTTTCCCACCGAGCTCAGTCCCCTCGGGATCTGACTGCGCTCGACCTTGACCGCGTCCCGTCCGACCTTAACCCTCTAATTGCCCTACCTGCTCCTTAATCCACCAACTTTGTACCTTTTAGGTTTTTAAAATTTAACGATCATCACCATAAGTTTTCGTCTGTTTTTCGTCTATTTCTTTGCAGTGTTGCAATCACGATCAACATGCCGAGTCAACTGAGAGCCTGTGTTGCCTGCAACGGCAGATTTGCGAAACAAATGTATTCACTTGGATCAGATGAATGTCGCCTTTGTAAAATGAACGCTCACATAAGAAAAATGACCGAAAAAATGGCAATCTTAGAATCATTCATAGCTGACAATATCGGCATGGTCACCCAGGACCTGACTCCCTCCGTCCCTAGCCCAcccctatccttccctcttcttccctccacttcagATCACGCCACCAGCTGCCCTGATTCCCcgccttcatcccttccttcctcgtctacctcgccatcctcctcccccttctcctcctctcccctctccacctcctcctcctcctcctcctcctcctcctcctccaccaccaccaccaccaccaccactaccacccgctcctctccctcacccttctcctcatcctctccccattccccctcctcccccttcctctcctcctcctcctcctcctccatcctctcctcctcctcccagtatttttaatttccctgcccttcccccccgtcctcttcttcgcctccctctccttccacgtcgtcctcctcctcctcctcctcctcctcctcctcctcctcctccccctcgccctcctcctcctcctcctcctcctcctccccctcctcctgccccactaactcctcatcctctccccgttcctctccccccccttcctccgccccccactctccttcctcctcctcccctcccccctcctcttcctcctcctcctcgtcatcatccccctcctcctcccattcctcctccgcctcctcctcctctaactcttCAAATTTCACCAGTGCACGGAAGGGTGCCAGGCCGACCACAGCTTTCAAGCGACCACTCCCCGCGACAGTATTCAACCGTTTCGAAGTCCTCTGCGATTATGATAACGTAAATGAAGATTGCAGGTTAATAGGCGATTCCATAATCAGGGGACAAATAGATGAGTTCTGCTCCCGTGCCCCGCGCCGACGTAGAAGGCAC
The genomic region above belongs to Scylla paramamosain isolate STU-SP2022 unplaced genomic scaffold, ASM3559412v1 Contig70, whole genome shotgun sequence and contains:
- the LOC135098614 gene encoding protein starmaker-like, giving the protein LYDNEDHDTQAKEKRQDTEEHDTQAKKRQNTEDHDTQAKKRQNTEDHDTQAKEKRQDTEDQDTQAKKRQNTEDHDTQAKKRQNTEDHDTQAKEKRQNTEEHDTQAKKRQNTEDHDTQAKEKRQETEDQDTQAKKRQNTEDHDTQAKEKRQNTEEHDTQAKKRQNTEDHDTQAKEKRQDTEDQDTQAKKRQNTEDHDTQAKKRQNTEDHDTQAKEKRQDTEDQDTQAKKRQNTEDHDTQAL